The following coding sequences lie in one Arachis hypogaea cultivar Tifrunner chromosome 4, arahy.Tifrunner.gnm2.J5K5, whole genome shotgun sequence genomic window:
- the LOC112794611 gene encoding uncharacterized protein, with amino-acid sequence MDPAVMLRDQPVPARGGPWKDICQLQVCEPRLREKMISGLSMELGNGRTIRFWEDSWLPHGALKDKFPRLFSVSTLTGAVVGDCGFWDGLDWIWSFQWRRELFQWELDLAGQLHETLQSAKPTNEREDTMMQAEVLPAEITSYSFTRAIWKGFVPPRIELLSWFVLIGRVNTKDRLCRLRVLDQNDKLCVLCSKSEETVFHLFLGCDITWQVWCAWLHAFGRSWCPPGNLKDHFESWTNMAIWRVERKRWFLGFFAVV; translated from the exons ATGGATCCTGCGGTGATGCTGCGTGACCAGCCTGTACCCGCACGAGGAGGTCCTTGGAAAGATATCTGTCAGCTTCAAGTCTGTGAGCCGCGACTGAGAGAAAAGATGATAAGCGGGTTGTCTATGGAGCTCGGGAACGGTAGAACGATTCGATTCTGGGAGGATAGTTGGTTGCCTCATGGGGCGTTGAAAGATAAGTTTCCTAGGCTCTTCTCGGTTTCAACCCTTACTGGCGCTGTcgtaggggattgtgggttttgggatggattGGACTGGATTTGGAGTTTTCAGTGGAGGAGGGAGTTGTTTCAGTGGGAGCTGGATCTGGCAGGACAACTTCATGAGACATTGCAGTCAGCCAAGCCTACAAATGAAAGAGAGGATACG ATGATGCAAGCGGAAGTCCTTCCGGCTGAAATTACAAGTTATAGTTTCACGCGGGCCATATGGAAAGGGTTCGTCCCTCCAAGGATTGAGCTCTTGTCTTGGTTTGTGCTGATTGGAAGAGTGAATACTAAGGATCGCCTGTGTAGATTACGTGTTCTTGATCAGAATGACAAGCTGTGTGTGCTATGCTCTAAGTCTGAGGAAACTGTGTTCCACTTGTTTCTTGGTTGTGATATcacatggcaggtgtggtgtgcttggctgCATGCGTTTGGAAGGAGTTGGTGCCCTCCCGGTAATCTCAAGGACCACTTCGAAAGCTGGACAAACATGGCAATATGGAGGGTTGAGAGAAAGAGGTGGTTTCTTGGGTTCTTTGCTGTTGTCTAG
- the LOC112794190 gene encoding uncharacterized protein, with translation MMKKGGSEKKRSESEKEKTKMRERKRRAITTNIFRGLRNHGGYPLSHRSDINAVLRHLANEAGFVVDPDGTTYRSKALVKCPLCGSRAATANLSPIKPKANGSASTTSLATSGVVSSSITDPAPAAVTTAAVSNNIARVGERGCSSHDPLLCFDGPISVPMYTCQDQVGVESCGANGADGVPYCEEMQRQEDEAAFLCLEENGSIHNPLVGPMPYF, from the exons atgatgaagaagggTGGTAGTGAGAAGAAGAGGAGTGAGAGTGAGAAGGAGAAGacgaagatgagagagaggaagagaagggCCATCACCACCAACATATTCAGAGGTCTAAGAAACCATGGTGGCTACCCTCTCTCTCATCGCTCCGATATCAACGCCGTTCTCCGCCACCTTGCCAACGAAGCTGGCTTCGTCGTTGACCCTGACGGCACCACCTACCGCTCCAAG GCTTTGGTGAAGTGTCCACTATGTGGTTCCCGTGCTGCAACCGCGAATTTGTCACCAATCAAGCCCAAGGCCAACGGAAGCGCTTCAACGACGTCGTTGGCAACGTCTGGCGTAGTCAGCAGCAGCATTACAGACCCTGCACCTGCAGCGGTTACTACGGCAGCTGTGTCAAACAACATAGCTAGAGTTGGAGAACGGGGTTGTTCTTCTCATGATCCGTTGCTGTGTTTCGACGGGCCCATTTCGGTGCCCATGTACACGTGTCAAGATCAGGTGGGTGTTGAGAGTTGTGGCGCCAACGGTGCAGATGGTGTGCCGTATTGTGAGGAGATGCAGCGGCAAGAAGATGAAGCAGCGTTTTTGTGTTTGGAAGAAAATGGCAGCATTCATAACCCTTTGGTTGGGCCTATGCCTTACTTCTGA
- the LOC112796162 gene encoding lignin-forming anionic peroxidase, which yields MKFLFLFLFPLILCVVVPTRAQLDPFFYKDTCPSLQSTVRQVLLNVSKGPGKDKRLFASLIRLHFHDCFVQGCDGSILLNDTAFIKSEQLAAPNLNSIRRLDVINLIKENIEEACPGVVSCADIVALAAEVSSEMSNGPTWQVPLGRRDSETASFDLANSDIPGPSSNLPQLISAFQKKGLDMNDLVALSGAHTIGRGRCTLSRRRNCKNDGLPGENVTNLDRISPFEFDNNYYINILRGDAPFKSDQVLIKARGEQTINVLASNQTLFFEAFKASMIKMSMIEVLVGEQGIIRKHCNFINI from the exons ATGAagtttctgtttcttttcttattcCCTCTGATTTTGTGTGTTGTGGTTCCTACCAGAGCACAATTAGATCCATTCTTTTACAAAGATACATGTCCCTCTCTCCAGTCAACTGTACGACAAGTTCTTCTTAATGTTTCGAAGGGGCCTGGAAAAGATAAGCGGCTTTTCGCCAGTTTGATAAGACTTCATTTCCACGATTGCTTTGTCCAA GGGTGTGATGGATCAATTTTGTTGAATGATACAGCTTTTATTAAAAGCGAACAACTTGCAGCGCCGAATCTGAACTCCATTCGTAGGTTGGATGTGATCAATTTGATTAAGGaaaatattgaagaagcttgtcctGGGGTTGTTTCCTGTGCTGACATTGTCGCACTTGCTGCCGAAGTGTCTTCGGAGATG TCAAATGGTCCAACTTGGCAAGTTCCCTTGGGCAGAAGAGACAGTGAAACCGCAAGCTTCGACTTGGCAAATTCTGACATTCCTGGTCCAAGCTCCAACCTCCCTCAGCTCATTTCGGCATTTCAGAAAAAAGGTCTTGATATGAATGATTTAGTGGCACTTTCAG GTGCTCACACAATTGGCCGAGGACGGTGTACACTTTCCCGTCGCCGAAACTGCAAAAACGATGGGTTACCGGGAGAGAATGTCACAAATTTGGACCGGATATCTCCTTTTGAATttgataataattattatataaatattctgCGTGGTGATGCCCCCTTTAAAAGCGATCAAGTGCTGATTAAGGCAAGGGGTGAACAAACAATCAATGTATTAGCTTCCAATCAAACACTCTTCTTCGAGGCTTTTAAAGCCTCCATGATAAAGATGAGTATGATTGAGGTCCTTGTGGGTGAACAAGGAATCATTAGAAAGCATtgcaattttataaatatttag